The nucleotide window CGGGCTTTCGATCAAAACTTTTCCGCGTGCTCTTTGGCTCATGTCGATCTCAATTGCTGAAAATAAACCTGATACTACACCAGCTGCACGAAAAAAAGAAGGCGGAAACGGCCGGAGTGAAGCATCTCGCCCGTTCAGGCGGAAAAAGCTGGCTTGGGGGCACTGCGGGGGATCGCCGACCGGTGTCCGATCAGCGCAGAAGGGGAGGCATCCCGGAGGCAGAAGACCGGAACCGTAGAGTCAGGAGATGCCGCAATTATGGCCGGCGGCGAGCCCGTTGACCCGGGGACGGTAATGATTGCAAGGGCAGGATAAAAGCGAACTCAGCCTTCAGGCGAGAGACGGATCGTCAGAACCGGACAGGAAGCGGAGCGGACTACGCGCTCGGCGGTGCTGCCGAATATGAGGTGGTCGAGCCCGGTCCGGCCGTGGGTGCCCAGCACGATCAGCGAGGCCCCGATCTCTTCGGCTTTCCGGTTGATCTCTTCATAGGGTATTCCGGTTACGATGGCGGTGGTATAGTTGCCGAAGCCGGCCAAGCGTTCACTGCAGAATCGTTCCATCATGGTGACGGCGCCTGCCTCGATCTCCCTTTCCAGTTGTTCGAAAGAGATGTGCGGCACGTAGAAACCGCGCAGATCGACAGGTTCGTTGATGACGTGCATGATGGTCAGCTCGGAGTTGAACTGTTTTGCGAGGGTCAAGGCGTATTCGAAGGCGTAGGCTGAATTCTCGGAGAAATCGATGGCGGTCAGAATCTTATCGAATGTTTTCATTGCAGGGCTCCTCTTGAATGGGGGAATGGCTGAAATGGCTGTCCTTGAAAATCTTGTCGATAACCTTGAGCAACTCCTCGACCTTGACCGGTTTGTTTATGTATTCGAACGCGCCCAGATTCATTGCCTCGATATACGACTCCACCTCACCGTAGGCGGTGATCATTATCACGTTGCTGGCGGGATGGAGACGGTTGAGCTCTCGCAGGAACATCATGCCGTCCATTTCAGGCATGTTGATATCGGTAATGATCAGCTCGACCTGATGGCATCGCAGGTAGTTGAGGGCTTCGTACCCGTTGCCCGCCGATGTGACTTCGAAACCCTCGCGGCATAGAATCTTCGAGAGTGTGATACGGGCGTTTTCCTCATCGTCAACCACCAGTATCCGTCTCACGTCTTCTGCCACGGCAAGCTCCCCGCCCCTCGATGTAGTTTTCTATTCTAACATCGGGGTGGGGGCTGTCAAGAAGCAGGCGAGGCCCCCCGGGCCATTCTGTTGGATGCCACCTTCTGGCGCAGTTTGATGGCTGACAGAATCAGATTGGCGATAATCGAAACGAAATAGATCTCGTCTTCGGGAAAGCTGCGCATGGACGTCGTCTGCAGATTGATGACGCCATAGACGCTTTTTCTGTCCGTAATCGGGAACGACAGCATCGAATTGTACTTTTCCTCGTTCAGCTCGGGAAACACCTTGTAACGCGGGTCCTGCGAGGCGCGGCTGAGATTGAGCGGCTGCATCTCCTTGGCTACCGTCCCGGTTATGCCTTCGCCGATTTTGAGCCTGATCTGGCCGATTTTTTCCTGCTCAAAGCCATAGGTCGCCTTCAGGACCAGCTCCCCTTCCTCAAGCAGATAGATGTTACAGACGCTGGCATTCAACTGCCGGGCCAGTTTGTCGGCCACAGACTGGAGAACGTCCGCAAGCTCGAAGTCGGAGGACACCAGCATGCTGATCTCTTCCAGCGAAATGATCTCCATGTGCTCCCGGTTGGCCCGCTGCATGGTCAGCACCATCTTGCCCTTTTCGCTCTCCATGTAAGGGGTGAAGTTGGCTTTGTGGTAGAAGGGATTGACGGTCTTGACCTTTTCCGTAATGGTGCGGAAATCGGAGAAACCGCATGGGCAGGTCATTTTCACGCGATAGTTGTCGATGCGCTGACTGCTCATGGCTCTGCCGCATTTGCGGCAGCGTGCTGCGATCTGCATGGCTGTGCTCCTTGCTGCGAATGGTTATGGATTCAGGACTTGACGCCATTTGCGTCAAGCGTCACATATGCCGGTTTGCCCTCGGGCCCCAAAGGCTTGATCTGCCTGCCGTTCAGCTCGATTTCGACCCCTCCGGCATTGGAAAGTTCCAGGATGATGCTCTTGTCCGCCTTCCATTCGATGACGTCACCGACCGAAAGTTCATAATTCTGGGTAGCGGAACCGTCGATGGTCACGGCAAGCGTACCATTGCGGATCACTTTCATCCGCACGATGAAGTCCTTGGGGGCTTCGGCCGGCGGCGGTGCCACACCGGGACGCTCCGGCGGGGTGATGTGTTTTTCGGAAACGGCTGCCGGTGGTGCGGGGCTGGTAACGTGCGTTACGGACGGTACATTGCTGACACTCGAGCGGACTGGCTGGACAGGTGCGGCTATCGGGGTGCCCGGTCCGGGCGGCAGGGTCTGGCGCCGGGCCGGGGGAGTGGAAGAACGGTCCAGAATGTATGAGGTGACGATCAGCATCAGCAGCAGTACGGCCGGCAGTATCAGCTTCTTCCAGGGTACGCGGCGCCGTCTGGCGACTCCGCTGTCACCTGCGTTCAACGAGTGGTCGTGGCTGGTGGGAGAAGCATACAGCTTTTCGTACAGGCGCATCATGTCGTCGGCATTGAGGCCGAGATGGGTGGCGTAGATTCTCAGGAATCCCTTGAGATAGGCCTGGCTGGCGAAACCCTTGATCTGGTCCTTTTCCAGCGCAGTGAGATGGTCGGTGCCGATTTTGGTGGCTTCGGCCGCCTCTTCCAGTGAAATGCCATGATATTCGCGGCAGCGTCTGAGAATTGCGCCCGGTGAGTTGGCGGAGTGATCCTGATGGTGGGTTTCATTAATGGACAAGCGGTCCTCGATTACTTGAGCAGGTCCAGATATCCCAGGGTCAAATGGCCAAGTTCGGAATCCGGGATGATCCGAAGCACTTCCTTGAAGGCTGCTTTGGCGGCCTCTGTGTCATTCAGCTTGAGCTGGGCCAGACCGAGGTAATAATAGGCGGCGCCGTAATCCTTGAAGATGTCGAGCGCCTTGCGGTATTCGGCTATGGCCAGTTCGGTCTTGTCCATTGCGAACCAGACCCGCCCGATCGAAAGACGGATGACAGGGTTGCGCGGATTGGCCACCGCGGCCGAACGCAGCTCTTCCAGAGCCTTGGCATATTCGCCCTTGCCCAGATAGGCCAGCCCCAGATTGATGACGGCATTCTCGCTGTTGTCGTAGAAGATGTCGTCTTTGACGATCTTGAACTGTTGGATCGCACTGTCCCAGCGTTTCAGCTCCAGGTAGGCCACACCCAGGTCATTGCGGGCCTTGGTAAAATTGGGCTTGAGGGTCAGGGCCCGCTGGAGTTTCTGCTCGGCCAGGTCGGGACGCTTCTTGCCGAGATAGGCGAGACCGAGATTGTACTGCAGCTCCGGGTTGTTGGGATCGAGCTTTTCGGCCTCGGTCAACTCCACCAACGCACGGGTGAAATTGCGCTCACCGAGGTAGGATAGCCCCATCTGGTAGTGGTAGACCTCCGGGTTCTTCCGGATCTCCTGCTGGCTGCGTCCGGTAGCGCACGCGTTGAGGAGCAGCAGAAAGAGCATCGGAACGAACAATGGCAGACGCATCGTCATGAATCACCAGCGTGGAATCTACCCGTGCTGAAACAGGTGAAATACTGATAAAAACTAGCAAACTAACCCGGCAATGTCAATAAAATGGCTCTGCAGCCGGTGCGGGTAAAGACGCCGCTCACAGCGGCGCGATGTCCCGGAAGCTGGTAAGCGACCTGAAGCTTCTGTAGCGGGCTTCGATTTCCCGGTATTCAAGACGCTTCATGCGCTCCAGACTGAAGTCCTCCACATTGAACGATGCCATAACACTGCCGAACACGATGGCCTGGCGGATGCCTTCCTCGGTCAGGTCTCCGGTGTTGGCCAGGTAGCCCATGAAGCCGCCGGCAAAGGTATCACCGGCTCCGGTCGGATCGAAAACATCCTCCAGCGGATAGGCGGGCGCCGCAAAAACCGAATCGGCCGTGAACATCAGTACGCCGTATTCCCCGCGCTTGACCACCAGGCGCTTGCACCCCAGGGCAATGATCTGGCGGGCAGCCTTGACCAGGTTGACCTCGCCGGTGAACTGGCGGGCCTCCCCCTCGTTGATGACGACGATATCCACCTTCTGCAGCACCTTCCTGAGTGCCTCAGGCTTCGAACTGATCCAGAAATTCATGGTATCGCAGGCGACCAGTTTCGGCGAGGATACCTGCTCCAGAACCTCAATCTGCAGGTCGGGGTCGATGTTGGCAAGGAAGAGGTACTCCGCATTACGATAGCTGTCCGGCAGGTTCGGGCGGAAGGCGGTCAGCACGTTGAGCTGGGTATCCAGGGTCTGGGCCTCGTTCAGGTCATAGCCGTATCGGCCGGTCCAGTGAAAGGTCCTGCCGGGGATGCGCTGGAGGCCGTCAGTATTGATGTCACGCGACTGGAGGAACCGGACGTGTTCCTCGGGAAAATCATCTCCCACCACCGCCACCAGTGATACATCGGTAAAGAAGCTGGCCGAGGTGGAAAAGTAGGTGGCCGACCCGCCCAGAACGTTCTCTCCCCGTCCGAAGGGGGTTTCGACCGTGTCAAAGGCTACGGTGCCGACAACGACGATGCTCATTGAAAAACTCCTTTTTTTGCCACAGAGAACACAGAAAAAAAATTGCGAGAATTGTCGGCTAAGCCATAAAGGGGGATTGCGAGGACTTGTCCGTCAATCCGTTTCGTTAAATGATCCGGTTCTTCCGGTTTCCTCTGTGGCCTGTGTTCTCTCTGGCGGTGAGGTTTTATAAGTATTTCCCTATGATCGGCTTCAGCCGTTCCTTTGCCTCGGCCGGAATGGCGGCACGGTCGGTGATAATGGAGTGCTGCATGGCGCTGCTGCAGGTGCAGGTCCGCTCCCGCTGGATCTCGGCCACTGCCTGGCGGATGATGTTCTTCGCCATGGCCACATTCTGGCAGATCACGGCAATGACCGCCTCCACCGAGACGTCGGCATGGTGCTCATGCCAGCAGTCGTAGTCGGTCGACAGCGCGATGATGCCGTAGCAGATTTCAGCCTCGCGGGCCAGTTTGGCCTCGGTCAGATTGGTCATGCCTATGATCGAGGCGCCCAGACCCAGGTACATGAACGACTCTGCCCTGGTGGAAAAGGCGGGCCCCTCCATACAGATGTAGGTGCCCCCTTTGTGAACCGTTGCTCCCGCAGCGCGGGCGGCGTTGTAGAGCGTATCAGAAAGGGTGCCGCAGACCGGATCGGCAAAGCCGGCATGGGCAACGATGCCGTCGCCGAAGAAGGTGTCCTTGCGGATACCCTTGGTGCGGTCGATGAACTGATCGGGGATCACGATATGTCCCGGGGCAATGGCCTCCTTGAGGCTTCCCACGGCGGAAACGGAGATGATCTGTTCGACACCGAGTTGC belongs to Geobacter sp. SVR and includes:
- a CDS encoding universal stress protein — translated: MKTFDKILTAIDFSENSAYAFEYALTLAKQFNSELTIMHVINEPVDLRGFYVPHISFEQLEREIEAGAVTMMERFCSERLAGFGNYTTAIVTGIPYEEINRKAEEIGASLIVLGTHGRTGLDHLIFGSTAERVVRSASCPVLTIRLSPEG
- a CDS encoding response regulator, giving the protein MAEDVRRILVVDDEENARITLSKILCREGFEVTSAGNGYEALNYLRCHQVELIITDINMPEMDGMMFLRELNRLHPASNVIMITAYGEVESYIEAMNLGAFEYINKPVKVEELLKVIDKIFKDSHFSHSPIQEEPCNENIR
- a CDS encoding GAF domain-containing protein codes for the protein MQIAARCRKCGRAMSSQRIDNYRVKMTCPCGFSDFRTITEKVKTVNPFYHKANFTPYMESEKGKMVLTMQRANREHMEIISLEEISMLVSSDFELADVLQSVADKLARQLNASVCNIYLLEEGELVLKATYGFEQEKIGQIRLKIGEGITGTVAKEMQPLNLSRASQDPRYKVFPELNEEKYNSMLSFPITDRKSVYGVINLQTTSMRSFPEDEIYFVSIIANLILSAIKLRQKVASNRMARGASPAS
- a CDS encoding helix-turn-helix domain-containing protein; this translates as MSINETHHQDHSANSPGAILRRCREYHGISLEEAAEATKIGTDHLTALEKDQIKGFASQAYLKGFLRIYATHLGLNADDMMRLYEKLYASPTSHDHSLNAGDSGVARRRRVPWKKLILPAVLLLMLIVTSYILDRSSTPPARRQTLPPGPGTPIAAPVQPVRSSVSNVPSVTHVTSPAPPAAVSEKHITPPERPGVAPPPAEAPKDFIVRMKVIRNGTLAVTIDGSATQNYELSVGDVIEWKADKSIILELSNAGGVEIELNGRQIKPLGPEGKPAYVTLDANGVKS
- a CDS encoding tetratricopeptide repeat protein, yielding MTMRLPLFVPMLFLLLLNACATGRSQQEIRKNPEVYHYQMGLSYLGERNFTRALVELTEAEKLDPNNPELQYNLGLAYLGKKRPDLAEQKLQRALTLKPNFTKARNDLGVAYLELKRWDSAIQQFKIVKDDIFYDNSENAVINLGLAYLGKGEYAKALEELRSAAVANPRNPVIRLSIGRVWFAMDKTELAIAEYRKALDIFKDYGAAYYYLGLAQLKLNDTEAAKAAFKEVLRIIPDSELGHLTLGYLDLLK
- a CDS encoding PfkB family carbohydrate kinase translates to MSIVVVGTVAFDTVETPFGRGENVLGGSATYFSTSASFFTDVSLVAVVGDDFPEEHVRFLQSRDINTDGLQRIPGRTFHWTGRYGYDLNEAQTLDTQLNVLTAFRPNLPDSYRNAEYLFLANIDPDLQIEVLEQVSSPKLVACDTMNFWISSKPEALRKVLQKVDIVVINEGEARQFTGEVNLVKAARQIIALGCKRLVVKRGEYGVLMFTADSVFAAPAYPLEDVFDPTGAGDTFAGGFMGYLANTGDLTEEGIRQAIVFGSVMASFNVEDFSLERMKRLEYREIEARYRSFRSLTSFRDIAPL
- the mtnP gene encoding S-methyl-5'-thioadenosine phosphorylase; translation: MTTTIGVIGGSGLYDIEGLEGVERISVETPFGAPSDEYVTGVLNGVRMVFLPRHGRGHRLLPSEVNYRANIYGMKQLGVEQIISVSAVGSLKEAIAPGHIVIPDQFIDRTKGIRKDTFFGDGIVAHAGFADPVCGTLSDTLYNAARAAGATVHKGGTYICMEGPAFSTRAESFMYLGLGASIIGMTNLTEAKLAREAEICYGIIALSTDYDCWHEHHADVSVEAVIAVICQNVAMAKNIIRQAVAEIQRERTCTCSSAMQHSIITDRAAIPAEAKERLKPIIGKYL